The Helianthus annuus cultivar XRQ/B chromosome 15, HanXRQr2.0-SUNRISE, whole genome shotgun sequence genomic sequence GTTGGTATAAAATAAACAACCATTTTAATTCTTAAGTTATGACATAAATACatttaaataattttaaaattACCCTGAATCCAACCCATTCAACTAAATGTGGTCACATGTTCGACCTGAAACTGACCTAACTCGCTTAGAGTAAACCAAACAACGAATTATGTGTCATGTGATGGTAGCTTTAAACTGATTCTTAAAACTGGATATGAATTCATGACAGAATGGAATGACTAAGCTTATTGgaatgacttatttacttatttgcttatttgaaaagcaaataagtcataatggaatgacttatttacttattccTCTCAcataataagctaacccaaacaccttttaacttttcaaaaagtaaataagtaaataagtcactaaaataagcttagccaaacagccccttagtaaAAGCAAGATCGCTTACGGATAGAGAGTGATGATGGTCGCCTTCATCATGATCATGATCATAATTACTATGATGAGTGGCTATGGGAACACTGTTATCAACTTTGGTAGTGTTGGAAGAGATGAGTTCTTCATTACCAATGCTTGCTCTTGATATCTCTCTTTTGTTTTGTTTCTTCATCTCTCTTATCTTTGAAAAATTCAAAGAGTAGTCTGGGAGTGGCCCCTTTTGGTCCCAATCTCCAAATTGGGGCATTGACATCCATGGTGCATTTTTCTAAACAATGTAAATAAACAACTTATTACGCTATATATGTCATCGTATAAAATACTTGTACGTCGTACATAAAAGATAATCAGAAATAGCGAGAGAGAAATTGAGGCTAGTAGGACACATATGTATATTGTGTATCCTACACAAAGCAATAGATATAAATACATTTTAGGAGGCCTGTTAcgtacaatattccttaacgtaCGAGCGTACCACACGttgtaaaactcaaaaccctaatcacgcatgttgaaaaaccataatcacgcatgttgaaaagacataatcacgcatgttgaaaaccatAACATGCTTCATTACATAATTATAACATGCTTCATTACATAAATATAACATACGTGATTAtgatttttcaacatgcgtgattagggttttgaattttCTAACATGCGTAATTTCACAGCATACGCTCGTTCTTTAAGCAATATTATATTTACACTTTCACTACATTTTATAATGATTTCAAAGTTGTTAACATATTTTTGGTATGAATTGGTAAGATATGAAATAAAAAAGTTTCATTAGTGGGTGTCATGTTGTTCAACAACTTGTATATCAAGTGAAAAGACAAAATTGCCCTTTGAATTAACTAAAAAAATGGGTGGGTTAACGAATTGGTTGAAGATAAAATGTCAAGATTTTGAAATCATTGGGACTCAGATGCGGTAAAAAAATTTCGGATGAAACTCGTAAAAGTGACCAAAACAGAAAGACGAAACTGAAACAGAACTAGTAAAGTGAAACTGAATCAACCCTTTACCtttattatttttcattttttgtaaGATATGAAGTCATGCATACATATAACATTTTGTATGTAAATTTTAAAACCttaatacaaattaatgatttaaaaaaaaactactataaaaacatccataaattttaggcaaattggatttaaataatcacaactcactgttattggccaataataatcccaactcatttaatcactaataataatccgaactattcacttttgtttgtaaaatactcccagttaaaaaaacactaactaggttaaaaaattgctgatgtggcttgccacgtggtatattttgatgacgtggcagctgatgtggcagtctacgtggcatattttgatgacgtggcagctgatgtggcaggtgacatcagcaattttttaacctagttagtgtttttttaactgggagtattttacaaacaaaagtgaatagttcggattattattggccaacaacagtgagttgggattatttaaatccaatttgcctaaatTTTACAAACAACAATCACCAAAATTTTACATTAAACATCACAAAATTGTCGTATAATAAAAAACAGAGATAAGACAAAGAGCAACAGAATGTTACAGAACTCATACCTCATCCTTCCGATGTTCCATGTCAATAAGATATTTTGGTTTTTTCAATTTGAGTGATCTAAACACACAAATTCATAAACTGTTCGAACGTTGTGGTTGAATGTCTGTAAGTGTGTTGTGTGTGAGAGAGAACGAAGAAGCTACAGCAAGGCGACAGCTTTTATAGTGGATTGGGTGAGTTTTTGGACATGTTACAAGTGTTTAATTACGGTGGTTGCCATTGGTGGCTGGACACCTGGTCTATCCAACCACTCTCCATGCTAAGTTTAACTAATAATTAGTACCCGTACTGACGGGACCGTTAAAACGTTGAACTATACATGTGCGTTAACTTGTAAAATTGgactgaaacgtaaaacatagaaaagaataaccAAGTCGAAACGGTAAAGAACGTTAATCatataaaagaataactaagtggAAAGAATAGAGAACATTATTCATGCAGGTTAGAATTAATACAGTATAGTGAATTCCATGTGCATTGTTACGGACATCGGTTTAGTTTGTTACGGTATCGGTACGATGTCGATCAGTATAGCAACCAAAAGTAATATGCCAAAAATGATATTAAAACGTGTTTTGCATTGATTGGAGATCATAGAAATGAATATCGGTATCAGTTATGAACATTAATCAAAGTTTTCTATAGTAAATATTAAATTTAATAGATACAAATTGTAGTAATGTTCGTATTaagaattttttttagaaaatttagCTAATATTACTTGTAATCTTGGAATAAATGTAAAAAAAGGTAAAGTAAATAGTGAAGAGGTGGCCCAATAGGTGTATACAAAATTGAAAAGTAAAATTGTCTAAGAAAGTATTTTTGTTAATTAGACCGaacgtagtggggcgttttttacCCGGAATCTCGCCCGAAAACGCCGGATAACGCCGGCACCTCCGCCCCCGTGGGCGTGTTTGGCCAATTTTTTGGTCAGGCGTATTCTAAATAACGCTATAAGGGGCAAGGTTTGACCAATCAGATtcatttccatttttggaaaaccaatcaaatttttttgatgtttttttatttaattttattacaaacataatgccGCACAATgtccacatccccactacacccattttagaaaacgcctaATAATGCCTCATTGCTGACTAGACTGTCACATGGCAGAAAACGCCCAATGATGAATCAtgcccactacgcatggtctttaTAGTGGGTAAATTAAGGTGGTTGCCATTTGTTTGTGGCTCAAGCGGGTGGGACACTTGGTCTATTGAACCACTTTCCATGCTAACACaatttaagggttttttttttagaataacgaaacttatataaaaaacatagaaaacagaCGAAAAAGAAGCTGGGACCCGAAGTTACAAAATTACATCCCGAATATTGAATTCCCTCCACCTTTCCCAATTAAGGTTATAAAATTTACATCTACTAGTAACAAAAATAAAAGAGCCTTTTTTTTAAAGAGTCCGTCGGCCGGTTAAAATGTATCTCTCGGGCATGGAAGGCTCTTCCGTTTCTAGCATTCCATATCTCGCAAAGCGCGATTAGTAAGATGACACCAATAACTTTGTTTCATTCTTTAGAGCCATTCTTTCTTATCCGAGGCCGCACCCAAAACATCCTGAATAGACAACATGTGTTGTAGTATAGGGCAGTGGAGGAGCTAGCCCCTTAATTTAGGGGTATCCCGACAAAAAATTTACCGGACaattataaaaaacaataataaataatataaaacaaatacctaatagatgTCTCCTCTTtctttttcatagcttgaaatcgttccattaCATCGTcatctttgtcacaccccaaccgatgacagAAACATCAGGgcatgacactgagcgaaacagattgtccaggagaaattcataacaactaatattaccaaatatttaaagttacgtcccataccataacatacttAGCAAAATAGTTAATACAGACATAgtatctcaaagacaaataaattgtttcgacaactcagaattTAATGTGACGTTTCTAGACCTCCTATCTTGATTTCCAAACAACAAGCATAtcataagcatcctaaacacctgtcacatacgttaaaataggtcAATACAGAACGATAGTATAAGCATTGAACAGTGTGTCGAATGGAACGAGGGACGGATAGTGTATGATGTGACTGTgaaggtcatccgatcggatcacATCCATCTCAAATGGATAACCctccgaccgaatggtcatccgtccggaaggtcatccgatcggatcactATCCGTCCCTCGTTCCATTCGACGCACTGTTTAACGCACTGTTCAACGCCTATACTATCGTTCTGTAACCAGGCTCACTTTAagcgctccctttaatccaaTACGGACCGTGTTTAATAGCTACCAtcatctgtgagtatactcgaaccctttttgctttacgcacttttgggtgttacatacgttacctattaCAAAttacaatcgacacacaacgcaaacactttatacgctaaccgttagtgcatgttatacgtgttactcgataaatgcttgtatgttatatttacacagtgattgttgcctgacaccttagcaacgaatgtactatagtttggactcagcacttgtcgtggacaggggtggttacttcacgtgtcacagtggtgatatgtgttgcgcattctacaactcgcagtcatgtctgtgcatatttcattgtcgataacttgctagcttcacttttcaacatgttacatgctggttatgcgtaaaccgctttcgctatctattatattattaaacttgtatgctcacctttacaccaTGTGCATTgacctattttaacgtatgtgacaggtgtttaggatgcttatgcTATGCTTACTGTTTGGAAATCAAGATAGGAGGTCTAGAAACGTCACATTAaattctgagttgtcgaaactATTTATTTGACTTTGAGATACTATGTCTGTATTAACTATTTTGCTaagtatgttatggtatgggacataactttaaatatttggtaatattaGTTGTTATAGTTTTcccctggacaatctgtttcgcttagtgccatgccccgatgtttccgccatcggttggggtatgacaatcttttactttatcaaaAGTTTATTTTTCGACCGTACAAACCATAGCATTATTCAAATATTCCgggcccattcgattgcgtaaatccgtttTAACATGcttcaatttagaaaaaaaaatatatttcaaCGGTTGCGATGCGTCCAGTAAAACCAAAACTTGCTTCACTACCCGATAAACCAAAGGACAAGAACTGTGTGTTCCGGTATCAACTATAAGACGAGCAAGACCACTTATTCAACTATAATATCGTTCTACGTCTTGGGTTAACTTTATTATTTATATTCAGGGACTCTTTTCAATTTTATTATTGTTGGTTTGGGCTTATTTTATCATTCGGGCATAATTATTCTACAAGTTTCCGAGTGAAAATGGTTGAACTTATATTAAAAATGGGATtttagtaatatcaagtatcctaTTGTTTGGTTAGAGGTATCCTCGTATTTTTTAAgggtatcctttatataaaactagaaaaaaaacattacaaATACGGGGTTGAGTCGTAGCCCGTGCTACGACTCATAATACTATGGTTCCGCCCCTGGTATAGGCAACTTTATCCAAGAAAAATCATCCACCAATACCATACACTCCCACAAAATAGAgtttattggattttaataatcttaagtttcacatgttggttgataataatcTAAACTttatggattttaataatcttaagtttcacatgttggttgataataatctaaactttaaaaattctctccaacgatcccaacttgtaagaatttggccCACATTGATCATTTTCTAACataggtgcacttaaatcaattaaggAGTCTGAAGGTGCACTTGAATCTATTGAGGATGTCAAATTCTTATATGTTAGAAAATGATCAATGGGGGGCTAATCTTTTACAAGTTGAGATCGTTGAAgaagggaatttttaaagttagAATTATTATCAGCTAgatgaaacttaggattattaaaattcaTTAACCCCACAAAATAAGCTGGCTGCTACACTGAGTGTGTGAGATTCACATCCCTTCCAAACCCAAGTATCACTTTTGTTTGATAATTGAAGGTCCCTTAAAAGCTGTTGAAAATCAGCTAACTCGCTGACTTCTTCACTCGAACTCGGGTCTTGACTCCACTTAAAAAAGTACTGCGATTGGGAACTTTTGCATGCTTCTCAAGGGCCAGCTTAAAAAGCCCTTTAAAGCGATATTTGAACGGTCCAAATATTGATCAACTGTCAATCAAAAACAGAAGATTTTGACCCGCCTCAAGAACCCCTTTCAAGTTGCATTTTCAAGAAAGGTTAAGGCTGGAAAAATCATGCCAATGTCTTTCCAAACCTCCacaaaaagga encodes the following:
- the LOC110912754 gene encoding uncharacterized protein LOC110912754, giving the protein MEHRKDEKNAPWMSMPQFGDWDQKGPLPDYSLNFSKIREMKKQNKREISRASIGNEELISSNTTKVDNSVPIATHHSNYDHDHDEGDHHHSLSVRRSILSYFNCCVKA